tacAGTGTCTAGATTCTCAGCTGAAGCAGAATACAAAGCCATGGCTAACGCAACATGTGAGCTTACTTGGTTGCTTGCTATTCTCCAAGATTTCGGCATTCATCACAAACAACTAGCTCTTCTCTTCTGCGATAATAGTGTTGTCATTCACATCTTCGAAAATCCAGTTTTTCATGAACGTACGAAGCATGTTGAAATTGACTGTCATATTGCCAGAGAGAAAGTTCACAATGACTCCACCAAGCTCATACATGTTCCATCCAAAAGTAACCTTGCTGATCTACTCACGAAAGCACTGTTTCCAGCTCAGTTCAAAGACTTATTATCCAAGATGAGTGTCAAAAATCTTTACACTTCATCTTTAGGGGGAgttttagagttatgattatatttgtattaattaattattataacaaCTTTGTAACTAATCTGTAGTCCTAAACTTATCTTAGTTAGCCTATTATAAAAGGCTAGGTTTTTCCTCTTGTAAGACACTTCTTGAGAAATATTAAAACAGAGACCCTTCTTCCTAGTATTCACAACTAAAAGAGGGAGTCAAAGATGGAGACATCGCACCACTAGAATTAACTATCTTCTGTTTATTCAACTTATTCATccctctaacattccaactcaTTATGTTGTTGCAATCCATATTTATTAGATGTGGTTGGGGCTGTAGTTGCTGGTTTCTGACAATCCTGAAGGACACTAAATTGGTTTATGACCTGTTTAACTGAATTCTGGACACCCTGCCTCTTGACTCTTGTAGTTTTCGGAGAAATCCAATGAGTTTCTACCGGATTAGGAGAAGCCTGGGCAACAGCTAACTGAGAAGAATTTGCTTGATGAATTAAAGCAGCAGTAGTCGGACTAACAACTTTCTCAGTCTCAAGAATCTTATCATTTGGGTGAACTGTCTTCTCTGCCTCATTTTGCCCTGTATTTTCATTGCCAGAATTCCCTTCCGTTTGCTTCAAGTCATTTTGCCTCCAAACAGCTTCAGAGACAAACTTACATGAAGAAACTGAGTGTCCCAATTTCTTACAATTAGTACACTTTGTTGGCAGCCATTCATAGTCGATAATTTGTTCCATAATTTGACGACCGATTGACGATGGGCAACCAGAAAAAGCCGAGAGATCAAAGGAAAAAACAGTTTCAAGGAAGAGTGATATTTGGAGGAGGAGATTGAATATTGTATCTTTATGGTAAggtatatttttatgttttactGGATtaccatatttttaatttttttttatcaatttacTGTATTTGATGTCAAAAGTTAAATGTTCAGTATAGAaattatgtatatttttccaaataaatacgTAAACTTCTCACATAAATTTTGCTCGTCCTTATTTGGATAGGGCCTACTAGATCTGCTCTCTGATATGTTGGGCCTCAGCGCAATATAGATTGGCGGAATTGAATAAAATCACTTCTTTTTGAGCTTTTGGATGTCTTAGAGTATTAATATTActgttatatttatattatatttattattggaaatttatattatattatgtatAATGTTGTCATATTATATTTGTATCGTATTTATTATTGGAAGTTTCTACGGTAGATTAATAAACGTGCACTATTAATAATTTCCATAATTAAAAAGTTCTTGTTAAAATGTTGTAATTGAAGGGTCAGGATCCCAAAGTTGGTGAATGATGATGATCAGTGGTTTTACAGAATTTGTTTCAATAGACCAGGTCATAATGACatatacaatataaatatatttatatatataatattgatttGACTAGAAAGTAAATGATATGGATGGTGGAGGCCTAGGGTAAGGCTTAAGCTAATTAATCTCTTTTTGACTACACATTTCAAAGATGACATAACAATATTAGATTACATTATTTTACAGCCATGCTTTCATTTCAAAATACCAATTAACATTTTCAAAGAACTAAAATGGGTGGTAAGTGTTGGGCCCAAAATGCTCGGCCCGAAAACACTtgcctcatttatcaaatattcaaaacggAGCGTTTATACAGGGGAATGATCCGAAGGCAGAAGCTGGAGGCCAGAGGCAATCCGCGCCTCTGACCTCTGAGCGAGACATtttaaaagttggtatttttggaATGAAATTTAGTTATTctccttcctccttttcagggtccacttgaaccaactaactgttttgtatatttcatcctataaatatgagatttgaAGAGGAAAAAGGGGATCGAActttgaactgacttaagcatcggagtgtctttcttgcaggaaaTCTCGACGAGTCAAAGGCAGATTTCATCACCGGAGAAGAAGCAAGTCGCCAAACATTGTCGGGTCTTTACCTCCATttatagaaagacaaattgttgctcCAACAATTGGCGCCGTCAGTGGGAAACGATAAGCGTATCGGCCTTAGCCACGTCGTCGAACCAAGAAGTCAAGATCCACTGCGAACCCAGAAGTTATGCCACCCAAAGGCAACGGAGTTTCGGGCCCAGTTGCACAAAGCGTCCCTCCGACGGACATGAGCGACCAGATCGAAAGGATGTGTCGTCTATTGGAGGCAAGCCAGCAGCGGTCCGACAAGGCAATCAAGACATTAACCGAAGCCCAAGCTAGGCTCGAAGCAGAGATTGCTGAGCTGCGCAGGTCCGCTGACACAACTCGCAACACCCAAGCCCACGAGAATCTTGATTCTAACAGATATGACGTTCTAGTCGACCGTGTTACTTTCCCACCTCACAATATGAACCCGGGTAACGGGCAATCACAAGCCATCCCCCCATCCTCTGGGACCGACGGGCGACAAGCCCCAACCTCTGGCACGCAAGGGCGGGCCGAAGCAGAACCCACTGGACCCACTCAGCCAACAACCGACATCCGGCCTCCACACACCGTACCTCAAGTCGCACACGATTCTCCCTCTGAAGGTCGCGTTCCCTCGATCTGTTTCTTGGACAGTTGGAAAGAAGACATGATGAGGGaaatgatgcagaagttctcAGATGGGCGATCCGCCTACGTCACCGAACATTTGGATCTTGTATCAAGAACCACTGAAAGATCGCCTTTCTCGGAATGGATTCTGAATGAGCCAAAGCCTCGGGACTTCATCATCCCTTCCCTGCCTGCATTCAATGGAAAGGGAGACCCGCTAAACCACCTATTTCAATTTCAACAAAAGATGGCGTTAGAAGCTAATAACGAAGCCATACAATGCAAAGTCTTTTCAACAACTTTCTCCGGGCCGGCTCTATTATGGTTCCGACAATTAAAGGCCGGATCACTCAACAGTTTTAGTGATCTCTGACGGTCCTTCTTACAGCAGTACAGCGCGAACCGAGAGGCTCCCAGAACAATGACTGATCTTTATCGAATTGAACAAGGGGAGAATGAACATCCAAAGGCATACTTACAGCGTTTCATTGACCTCGTGCATCAAATCCACGACGTCGACCCACTCACCGCAGCAAATCTCTTCGTCAAAAGCTTGCAGGTGGGGTCACTCTTGCATGAGAATCTCACTATGACACCACCATACGACATGGCAGACGTGCAGACCCGAGCCGAGGGCGTCTTCAGGGTATTAGAATTTCGAGAGCGCGCACAGAAGAAGACTGCACTCATCTCTGCTCCCCCAGCGAATAATCCTCCACCACCTGCCAGGGATGACAAGAGGAAGCGAAACCAAACAGATCATATGAAGGAAGGAAAAAGGCCAAGACAGGATCGACAGCCATCGCGGTACCCATCCTTCGAATACACCATCCCTCAAGAAgtcatttatgaagaaaataaagataGGCCTATCTGGAGAGAGCCCTACAAAATTAACACTCCATCTGACAGAAGGGATAAAAGCAGATACTGTCTCTTCCACAAAGATCACGGTCATACGATCGCTGAATGCCACAATCTGAACAATCAGATCCAAgccctcatgaggagtgggcGGCTTACCCAATACATCAAGGAGACAGGCAGACCAGGCGCCTCGCGGCAGAACACAGCTTCTGCCCCCACTCCGCAGGCGTCAGACCCCGTGCGCACAGCCTCTGACAGCACCCTGGAACCTCTTAAACAAGTCCCTATGATCCACGGGATCGTAGAACCCACCGATAATCAAGAGCACGCAACTAAAATCCATAAGAGGATGGAAGAACGAGTGAAGCGGTACAAATCGTTAGGCCACGTGGTCAATCTCGTCACTTCAGAAGAAAGAAGCTACACAGCCTCTGCTATCACCTTCACTGACGAAGACCTGAAGGGCATCCACCTGCCTCATGACGATCCACTCGTCATTTCCTTACAAGTTGACCACTGCCAGCTGGGCAGAGTTCTGATCGATGGGGGCAGTGGGGTCGACatcctcttctgggaagccttcTAGAAAATGGGACTGGAGGAGAATCAGATCCGACCCTCTACCATGCCCATTTTGGGATTCAATAGCCACAGAGTCTATCCGAAGGGCGTCGTTCGATTAACTGTGGTAGCTGCAGAACGCGCCCTGCCAGTAGACTTCCTCATTATAGACTCCACCACGagctacaacgccatcatgggGAGAGGTTGGATCCACCGGATGCAGGGGGTAGTATCCACTCTACATCAGGTGATGCGGTGTCAATCACTCAACGGCCGATACACCGTCGACATCAAAGGCTGCCAGAAGCAGGCCAAAAAGTGCTTCCTTaccttaaaagaaataaatagctCTGTCTCTGCCTCTGCCTCCCATGAAGACTCTCCTGACAAATAGCAATTACAGCAGTACCTACCAGCATGCCTAAAAGGAATCAATCTAGAAGAAGACCAAGAAAAACCCCAAGTTACACTAGATACCTTAGAACAAGTGGGTCTAGACGACTCTGACCCTACAAAAACGGTCCTGGTAAGTACCAAGCTCTCTGAAGATGAGAGGCAAACCCTCGCGTGATTTCTCCAAACCAGAATGAGAACTTTTGCCTGGACACCACACGACATACCCGGAATAGACCCTTCTGTCATGAGCCACAGCTTGAATATCTCCAACTACTTCCCACCTGTCAAACAGAAGCAGAGGAGATTCGCTCCAGAGGTGAATCAAGTCATACAAGAGGAGGTCCAACGGCTCCTGAGCACGGGGGCAATCGAAGAATGTTTATACCCCAGTTGGCTTGCCAACCCCGTCGTGGTCCCAAAGAAGAATGGGAAAAAGAGAGTATGCGTAGACTACACAAATCTAAACAAAGCCTGTCCCAAAGATAGCTACCCTCTACCAAAGATCGATCAGATGATAGACGCCACGGCAGGATATGAAAGGATGAGCTTCCTCGACGCCTACTCTGAATACAATCAGATCCCCATGAAATCAGAAGATAGGATTCATACAGCATTCATAACAGAAGATggtttatattgctacaaagttatgcccttcggtctAAAGAATGCAGGCGCGACATATCAGAGGTTGATGCACAAGCTGTTTTCCTCATtactcgggagaaatatggaggtttatATTGACGATATGGTCATCAAGTCCAAACAAAGCTCTTCACATATAGACGACTTGACAGAATGTTTCGACATCCTTGATgcttataaaatgaaattaaaccccacAAAATGTGTCTTTGGGGTGTCCTCCGGACAGTTCTTGGGATACATCGTCAGTCAGAGGGGCATCGAGGCAAACCCAACACAGATCGCATCCCTCTCAGAAATCAAGGAACCCCGAACCATCCGAGACATACAGGCTCTGACCGGCAAAATAGTAGCATTAAGTCAATTCATATCACGAATGTCAGACCGCTGCCAACCCTTCTTACAGTGCATAAAGAAGTCTACCAACACCACCTGGGGACCAGAACAACAAAAAGCATTGGACGAGTTGAAGACTTATTTGAGCTCTCCTCCTATATTGAGCTCTCCTATTGCTAATGAAGATTTATTCTTATATTTGTCTGTCTCACAATTCGCTGTAAGTTCCGTTCTTTTTCGAGAAGAAGCCAATCGTCAGAGGCCAGTGTTCTATTGCAGCAAGATGTTGTTAGATGCTGAAACCCGATACagtatgatggaaaaattggcactcgCACTCCTCACGGCCAAAAAGAAGTTACGACAATACTTTGAAAGCAACACAATCATCGTATATACGGACTATCCATTAAAGCAGGTACTGAGTAAGCCCGACCTTTCTGGAAGATTATCTAAATGGGCCATTGAGCTTGGGACATACGATATTCAGTTTTTGCCACGAAAAGCTAAAAAGGGGCAGGTACTCGCTGACTTCCTGGTTGAAATTCAGTCGTTCACTCCTGACGCCCTGCCAGAATTATTAGAATCAGAAGATCAATGGCTGTGGACAATGTACACTGACGGAGCATCAAATTCCCAAGGGGCTGGTATTGGCGTCGTATTAGAAGCTCCCTCAGGACTCAAAATCGAAGAAGCTATCCGTTTAGAGCAATCCGCAacgaataatgaagcagaatatgaggcattAATCTATGGTTTGGAACTCGCACGAGAAATGGGAATCCAACGTCTGAACGTCAGAGGCGATTCGCAGCTTATGATAGAGCAAGTGGCTGGAAATTTCGATACCAAAGCACCCCATCTGGCTAGCCTTCTACAGAAGGTAACTGACTTACGATCACATTTTCGCCAGTTTGAACTCATACTAGTACCCAGGGAGCAAAATCAGAAGGCCGACGCCCTTGCCAAATTAGCTTTTGCAGGAGGATGCACACGCCAATCCTCCATATCCATAAGCCGATCAAGCAAAGATATGGAAGTCTATTCCACCTCATCAGAACCTGAATGCTGGATAGATCCGATCATCAAGTACTTGACTACCTCCGAGCTCCCACCTAATCCGAAAGATGCAAAACTTCTGTGCCTTCGGGCACAACGCTACTCCATGATCCACGGGACGTTGTACCGAAAATCCTTCAATGGCCCATACCTACGATGTTTGCGCccatcagaagctaaaaaatTGTTAGAAGAAATACATGAGGGGACATGTGGAAATCACACAGGGGGACGGAGCTTGGCACACAAAGCACTTACagcagggtattactggccatacatgatgacagaagcGCGGGATTATGccaaaaaatgcgacaaatgccaacgatttgcacccaccatccatcaacCTGCTCAAACCCTACACTCCATCGTTGCACCTTGGCCATTTGCAAAATGGGGTATGGATGTGGTAGGTGAACTACCTAAGGCAGCTGGAGGAAGACGGTATGCTCTTGTAGCCactgactacttcacaaaattgGTTGTGGCAGAGGCGTACGTCACGGTCAGCAAAACAGACACTATGTCCTTCATCTGGAAGCATATTATATGTCAATTTGGAATACCCTGGGAGATAGTCGTCGACAACGGCACTCCATTCCAAAATGCAAAGGTACAAGAGCTATGCGACACGTACAAGATCAAGCTAAGCTTCGCCTCTGTCACTTACCCACAAGGCAATGGTCAAGCAGAGGCTTCCAACAAAGTCATCTTTGCCAACATTAAGAAGAATTTGGAAGACAAAAAAGGAGCATGGGTAGAAGAATTACCGAAAGTGTTATGGGCTTACAGAACAACAAAAAGATCCTCCACGGGGGAATCTCCCTACGCCATGGTTTATGGAACAGAAGCTATCATCCCAACAGAAGTCGGTTTGCCTACACTTCGGACAGAGATCGCATCTGACCCAACAACGAACACCATTCAATTACTGCACAACCTAGACCTTCTAGAAGAAACACGTACAATGGCACAATTGCGACTGGAAAATTATCAGAAGGTAGCATAACGCTACTACAACAAAAGGGTCCACTTACGCACATTTCGAGAAGGAGATTGGGTTCTGCGTAAGGTCACAGGCAATAAAAAGAAGCTAgagcctaactgggaagggcctttccAAATCGTTAAAGTATTAGGCAGAGGGTCTTACACTCTAAAGAATGTACGTAGTGGGAAAATTGTACcccgtacttggaattcaatgtctttaaagcaatattattgctaatagttgtactgtgcaattcaaaagtaatacaacaactttccattttttcacaTTCTTTTAAATTTCTCTTATGTACTCAATTCCTTGGCATTATTATCAACCATATTTCACCAAGTCAGACGCGTGACAATTAACTTTTTATTCGAAAAGGTTCCTCAATAATATCCTCACCTAACTTTGTAGCATTATTCACGTGTACTCAAACACCACCTACCACAATGGCTATAAATAAACAATCATCTAATGTTTGAAGTTGCCAACACCCCCTGGCAATACACCGTATGTCTTTGATCTCAAAACATACACCTACAATTCAATAAACAAAGAGCAATGATGAAGTGTAGCGAGGATCACGCCCCACACGTTGGAACCAGGCTGAATCTCAACAGTTCGTGGCAACAAGGCCACTACACACAGTCTGCGTGCAAGATCCTATCGCTTCTGCATGCACGTTTTACTGGGTTTTATACCgcattctaatctgacttgactaaACTCACAGGAAGCTACGACCAGCCATTTTGCAGTATAATCTGCCCTGACTACACCGATCTGGCCGTCCAACGGAGGTGCACTGCAAACCCTACCCTCTTACCCGCATAAGAGGACCACCTCCTGCagtctaatctgccctgactatcACAGCAGAACCATCTGTTGTCATGCTTCGGATCCCCCACCGATGTACACCaactggtttggcaatccaaggctgggaggaacttttcccgcaGTCGCACCCATATCCTGCACAATGGGTGCCTCTGAGAGGATGCGTGACAGCCCAAACGACCCCCACCACACTATACGATATGGGTGCATTGGAAAGATACCTGCCTCACAACCCTCACCTCTTTGCATCTTCTTCGATGCCCTGCTCTACGCTTTGTCCTTCGCGTTCGGTCTGGATCACATCAACCCCTCTACCCTAATGGGAAAGTTTCCATCCTCGGGGGTCGGACCAGACCCGAACAAGACCACTACAACTACTCCACGTGCGTAAAAAGGTCCGCCACCCAGCAATAATGGCAACATCACAGGAGTAAGACACACCAATCACAGCAACTTAAATTGGCGGATGCTAAGTATGGGCACACATATTTACTCAATTCCTCTCTCAATATTTGTACAGTAACTTAAATTGACAGATGCTAAGCATGAATCAAAAGgaaatatatattcaaaaataGCAATAAATTAGAAGTTGTTATTTATAAGTTATATTACATTGATTGATTTTCACTCCTGATTTTATAATTGATCTATTTTCTTGCCCATAATTAATCCCACTCAATACGACGCATGTACTCtgccatcgcactctctagcttcggatAACCTAACCCATAGCGTTCACACGATATATAGTACGGGATGCCACTTCTGATAAGCTCTTCCATCACCCACGTTGAGTAAAGCCACTGTGGGTTGTCGAAGATTCTCCTCAAAAAGGGAACTTTCGTCCACTCACGGTGCTCACCTGCAACGACAATGTTGTTAGCCCCAACCCATCACCAAAACACAAAGATGGATCAATCGTacaacacttaactgggcatcctctcccaccatctgtataATCTCTCGCTGTATTTCGCACGCAAAGGCCTAAAGGATCTATGGAGCTTCTGATCCAAGTACGTCATACGACATACACCTGTCATCACGCGTTCAATTAAGCCCTAAACGACAACAAACCCATACAATACACACAACAAGACAACTAACAGGAAACAAAGTTCTACTTGTATTAACAATGTGTTCTATTACAATCAATTAAAAACTAACGCCCTGAAGAGCCCAAAGAATTCATATACAGAAGTTAATGacaaaagttaacaaaacaaaaagTGAGTCGTTCATTCTACGGCACCTCTTTCACCCTCTGACTTGCCCTCAGCTACAGAGGCAGAACCTGATGCTTTTTGATCAGAAGTCACGTTGGCAACAATATCTTCAACGGCTTCCCTGTTGGCATTATACATCGATCCCAGCGTATCGCCCCTCACCTTCAACTCCTCCAGATGACACGGCGGGTAAGAAATCTGCAAATCCCCAAGCTCGTTCAAATACTTGTCGACGTCATACTCTCCTATCTTTACATCAACGTTCTTACAATACATCTCCAGTTTTGCCCATTTCTCCTCTGGGGTCTGCTTCTTATTACGTAATGCCAAATCCAGATACTTGGCAGTATCTACCTCAGCCACTCTCGCAACCTTGCGTTCGGTGATCTCTCGATCTCGAATACGCTGCCTAGTGGCTTCAATAGCTGCCTCTGCTGCCCtctgcaaaaacaaaaaacatcaCGGAATCAACACACGTGTTTTATGGGCCCATTAATTTTCTAATGCATCAATAACAAAAGAAGAGTCACCTACCTCTTCTGcttctttcaacttcttccctaAGAGGAGTTCAGCCTCTAACTTCTGCTTCTTGGCCTCCACTGCGTTGGCCTCAAGACTGTTCGCCCTTTGCTTCAGCTCTTTTTTCTCCTTCTCTAAGGTCTCCTTATCAGTCTACAACGACACAATATCTTCTTCAAGGTCGCTCATCATACTGCTAAGCTTCTCCATGCGGGCTTCGTGCTGAACGCAGAATTGGCTTTTTTCCATCCACTTATTGGTCATATCCACCAAGTCAGCTTTCAGTTTGTCTCGCTCTACTTCAAGCCCGACAGTGCTTAccagcttctcctccgtggcagCCACCTTCTTTTTCGCCTCTGCCAACTCTGTTTCTAACCTCTTGATGGCCTCCACCAGCACATCTCGATTCGCCTCAGCCATCTTTCTCCCTGACCGCTCCTCCTCTAATTTTTCCATCTGCTCTGCTAGTTTGGTTCCATTCTGCATAGCCGCCGCATACTCTCGCCTTGCAGCCGAAGCACATACATAGCTCTGTGACAAATCAATTATGCCCATTACAAATAACATTACACACATATAACGAAATGCACAAAGAGcctaattttttaattaactCACCATCCAGATATGGTCTGATACTTGCTGCAACAAATCGCCTTGTCCACTTAAAGATCCGATTGCTTCCGTAGGTAGATGGGGTCTGCTTATACGTAGCATTTCCTCCATAACTTCGTTAGACGCAGAAGGGCCATATTCCGACATTACTCCTGTTCTGTCACTTGCTTCTCCCCCTGCAGATGCAGCCGCAGAAGCAACGGGGGCAACTGGCTTCTCACCTTCTGCTAACGTCGATACCATAATGCTATCAGACACCAACGCAACTGTCCCCGTGCCAAAAGAATATGTCTTCAAAGGGCGTACAAACAAGCTATCATCCTCACCTAAATCACTAGGGAGGTACACTGGCGTCTGCACGGCAGAAGACGTAAGCTGCTCCAAGAAAGCGCTAGGAGATTCAAAAGTGTTAGTACCCTTCGAGGACACAGCAGTGACATCTCCTGGATGAAACTCAGAAGCGGTAGGTAGCAATGAAGAAACGTCAACACAGAGACTGTCAACACTTGTTACTTTGACAGCCCCTGATTCCTGGTCCCCAGGAATAGTTTCGGGCTCAACGACCTTACTTGCCTCGACTGGAAGAGGAATGATATCCGTAGATTCAAAACCCTCCCCGAAGGCATCCTCTAGAAGTTTGTTTTTACGAGAGGCAGAGGAAGGGCGTCTCCCCTCTGAGCCACATTTATGGCCAACGACAGACCCTTCAGCTAAATCAGAAGCAGAGGTCAATGCCTCTGATAGCTTCGCGCA
The Humulus lupulus chromosome 6, drHumLupu1.1, whole genome shotgun sequence DNA segment above includes these coding regions:
- the LOC133785766 gene encoding uncharacterized protein LOC133785766, with the protein product MTDLYRIEQGENEHPKAYLQRFIDLVHQIHDVDPLTAANLFVKSLQVGSLLHENLTMTPPYDMADVQTRAEGVFRVLEFRERAQKKTALISAPPANNPPPPARDDKRKRNQTDHMKEGKRPRQDRQPSRYPSFEYTIPQEVIYEENKDRPIWREPYKINTPSDRRDKSRYCLFHKDHGHTIAECHNLNNQIQALMRSGRLTQYIKETGRPGASRQNTASAPTPQASDPVRTASDSTLEPLKQVPMIHGIVEPTDNQEHATKIHKRMEERVKRYKSLGHVVNLVTSEERSYTASAITFTDEDLKGIHLPHDDPLVISLQVDHCQLGRVLIDGGSGVDILFWEAF
- the LOC133785768 gene encoding uncharacterized protein LOC133785768 yields the protein MGLEENQIRPSTMPILGFNSHRVYPKGVVRLTVVAAERALPVDFLIIDSTTSYNAIMGRGWIHRMQGVVSTLHQVMRCQSLNGRYTVDIKGCQKQAKKCFLTLKEINSSVSASASHEDSPDK
- the LOC133785769 gene encoding uncharacterized protein LOC133785769 → MRTFAWTPHDIPGIDPSVMSHSLNISNYFPPVKQKQRRFAPEVNQVIQEEVQRLLSTGAIEECLYPSWLANPVVVPKKNGKKRVCVDYTNLNKACPKDSYPLPKIDQMIDATAGYERMSFLDAYSEYNQIPMKSEDRIHTAFITEDGLYCYKVMPFGLKNAGATYQRLMHKLFSSLLGRNMEVYIDDMVIKSKQSSSHIDDLTECFDILDAYKMKLNPTKCVFGVSSGQFLGYIVSQRGIEANPTQIASLSEIKEPRTIRDIQALTGKIVALSQFISRMSDRCQPFLQCIKKSTNTTWGPEQQKALDELKTYLSSPPILSSPIANEDLFLYLSVSQFAVSSVLFREEANRQRPVFYCSKMLLDAETRYSMMEKLALALLTAKKKLRQYFESNTIIVYTDYPLKQVLSKPDLSGRLSKWAIELGTYDIQFLPRKAKKGQVLADFLVEIQSFTPDALPELLESEDQWLWTMYTDGASNSQGAGIGVVLEAPSGLKIEEAIRLEQSATNNEAEYEALIYGLELAREMGIQRLNVRGDSQLMIEQVAGNFDTKAPHLASLLQKVTDLRSHFRQFELILVPREQNQKADALAKLAFAGGCTRQSSISISRSSKDMEVYSTSSEPECWIDPIIKYLTTSELPPNPKDAKLLCLRAQRYSMIHGTLYRKSFNGPYLRCLRPSEAKKLLEEIHEGTCGNHTGGRSLAHKALTAGYYWPYMMTEARDYAKKCDKCQRFAPTIHQPAQTLHSIVAPWPFAKWGMDVVGELPKAAGGRRYALVATDYFTKLVVAEAYVTVSKTDTMSFIWKHIICQFGIPWEIVVDNGTPFQNAKVQELCDTYKIKLSFASVTYPQGNGQAEASNKVIFANIKKNLEDKKGAWVEELPKVLWAYRTTKRSSTGESPYAMVYGTEAIIPTEVGLPTLRTEIASDPTTNTIQLLHNLDLLEETRTMAQLRLENYQKVA